In one Balaenoptera ricei isolate mBalRic1 chromosome 20, mBalRic1.hap2, whole genome shotgun sequence genomic region, the following are encoded:
- the GRB7 gene encoding growth factor receptor-bound protein 7 isoform X4, which produces MELGLSPPHLSSSSEDLYLAPGTAPGTPPPPDVLLSGEVKRSQPLPIPTSRKLLRQEELRSTSLPSIPNPFPELCSPPSQTPILGGPSSARGLLPRDTSCPHVIKVYSEDGACRSVEVAAGATARYVCEMLVQRSHALSDENWGLVECHPQLALERVLEDHESVAEVQAAWPIGGDSRFLFRKNFAKYELFKSTPHSLFPEKMVSSCLDAHTGISHEDLIQNFLNAGSFPEIQGFLQLRGSGRKLWKRFFCFLRRSGLYYSTKGTSKDPRHLQYVADVNESNVYVVTQGRKLYGMPTDFGFCIKPNKLRNGHKGLRIFCSEDEQSRTCWLAAFRLFKYGVQLYKNYQQALCRHLRPPCVGSPPLRSVSDNTLVAMDFSGHAGRVIENPREALSAALEEAQAWRKKTNHRLSLPTPSSGTSLSAAIHRTQPWFHGRISREESQRLIGQQGLVDGVFLVRESQRNPQGFVLSLCHVQKVKHYLILPVSSPRFLLQWRCRTPSNPSSSPGPLPALAPSVPRVSRSFLPPAQAVRTSALAQGGSSLGPGPLPDLPRPVATRQSEAEGRLYFSMDEGQTRFPDLLRLVEFHRLNRGVLPCLLRHRCPRVAL; this is translated from the exons ATGGAGCTGGGTCTGTCTCCACCTCatctcagcagctcctcagaAGACCTGTACCTGGCCCCTGGGACCGCTCCTGGGACTCCCCCGCCTCCCGATGTTCTTCTGTCTGGGGAGGTGAAGAGGTCCCAGCCTCTGCCCATTCCGACCAGCAG GAAACTTCTTCGACAGGAGGAGCTGCGATCAACCTCTCTACCCTCCATCCCCAACCCCTTCCCCGAGCTCTGCAGTCCTCCTTCACAGACCCCCATTCTTGGGGGGCCCTCCAGTGCAAGGGGGCTGCTCCCTCGAGACACCAGCTGCCCCCAT GTCATAAAGGTATACAGCGAAGATGGGGCCTGCCGGTCAGTGGAGGTGGCAGCGGGCGCCACGGCTCGCTACGTGTGTGAGATGCTGGTGCAGCGATCTCATGCCCTGAGTGACGAGAACTGGGGGCTGGTGGAGTGCCACCCCCAGCTAGCACTGG AGCGGGTCTTGGAGGACCACGAGTCGGTGGCGGAAGTGCAGGCTGCCTGGCCCATCGGCGGAGACAGCCGCTTTCTCTTCCGGAAAAACTTTGCCAAGTACGAGCTGTTCAAGAGCACccca CACTCCCTGTTCCCAGAAAAGATGGTCTCCAGCTGTCTGGACGCACACACGGGCATATCCCACGAAGACCTCATCCAG AACTTCTTGAATGCAGGCAGCTTCCCAGAGATCCAAGGCTTCCTGCAGCTACGGGGGTCAGGACGCAAGCTTTGGAAACGCTTCTTCTGCTTCCTACGCCGGTCTGGCCTCTATTACTCCACCAAGGGCACCTCCAAG GATCCGAGGCACCTGCAGTATGTAGCAGATGTGAATGAGTCCAACGTGTACGTGGTGACCCAGGGCCGCAAGCTCTACGGGATGCCCACGGACTTTGGCTTCTGTATCAAG CCAAACAAGCTTCGAAATGGCCACAAGGGGCTTCGCATCTTCTGCAGTGAGGATGAACAGAGCCGCACCTGCTGGTTAGCCGCCTTCCGCCTCTTCAAG TATGGGGTGCAGCTGTATAAGAATTATCAGCAGGCCCTGTGCCGCCACCTGCGCCCACCCTGTGTGGGTTCCCCGCCCTTG AGGAGTGTCTCAGACAACACCCTGGTGGCCATGGACTTCTCTGGCCACGCCGGGCGTGTCATCGAGAACCCCCGGGAAGCTCTGAGTGCCGCCCTGGAGGAGGCCCAGGCCTGGAGG AAGAAGACGAACCACCGTCTCAGCCTGCCCACCCCGAGCTCGGGCACGAGCCTCAGTGCAG CCATCCACCGCACCCAGCCCTGGTTCCACGGACGCATTTCCCGCGAGGAGAGCCAGCGGCTCATCGGGCAGCAGGGCCTGGTAGACGG CGTGTTCCTCGTCCGAGAGAGTCAGCGGAACCCGCAGGGCTTTGTCCTCTCGCTGTGCCATGTGCAGAAAGTCAAACATTACCTCATCCTGCCGGTGAGTAGTCCCAGGTTCCTGCTGCAGTGGAGATGCAGGACGCCCAGCAACCCGTCCTCCTCAccaggccccctccccgccctggcCCCCAGTGTGCCTCGGGTCTCCCGCTCTTTCCTTCCCCCTGCTCAGGCTGTAAGGACCTCGGCCCTGGCCCAGGGAGGGAGCTCACTCGGCCCCGGGCCCCTCCCTGACCTGCCACGCCCTGTGGCCACACGCCAGAGCGAGGCGGAGGGGCGCCTGTACTTCAGCATGGACGAGGGCCAGACTCGCTTCCCCGACCTGCTGCGGCTTGTGGAGTTCCACCGGCTGAACCGCGGCGTCCTGCCCTGCTTGCTGCGCCACCGCTGCCCCCGCGTGGCCCTCTGA
- the GRB7 gene encoding growth factor receptor-bound protein 7 isoform X1, with protein sequence MELGLSPPHLSSSSEDLYLAPGTAPGTPPPPDVLLSGEVKRSQPLPIPTSRKLLRQEELRSTSLPSIPNPFPELCSPPSQTPILGGPSSARGLLPRDTSCPHVIKVYSEDGACRSVEVAAGATARYVCEMLVQRSHALSDENWGLVECHPQLALERVLEDHESVAEVQAAWPIGGDSRFLFRKNFAKYELFKSTPHSLFPEKMVSSCLDAHTGISHEDLIQNFLNAGSFPEIQGFLQLRGSGRKLWKRFFCFLRRSGLYYSTKGTSKDPRHLQYVADVNESNVYVVTQGRKLYGMPTDFGFCIKPNKLRNGHKGLRIFCSEDEQSRTCWLAAFRLFKYGVQLYKNYQQALCRHLRPPCVGSPPLRSVSDNTLVAMDFSGHAGRVIENPREALSAALEEAQAWRKKTNHRLSLPTPSSGTSLSAAIHRTQPWFHGRISREESQRLIGQQGLVDGVFLVRESQRNPQGFVLSLCHVQKVKHYLILPAVRTSALAQGGSSLGPGPLPDLPRPVATRQSEAEGRLYFSMDEGQTRFPDLLRLVEFHRLNRGVLPCLLRHRCPRVAL encoded by the exons ATGGAGCTGGGTCTGTCTCCACCTCatctcagcagctcctcagaAGACCTGTACCTGGCCCCTGGGACCGCTCCTGGGACTCCCCCGCCTCCCGATGTTCTTCTGTCTGGGGAGGTGAAGAGGTCCCAGCCTCTGCCCATTCCGACCAGCAG GAAACTTCTTCGACAGGAGGAGCTGCGATCAACCTCTCTACCCTCCATCCCCAACCCCTTCCCCGAGCTCTGCAGTCCTCCTTCACAGACCCCCATTCTTGGGGGGCCCTCCAGTGCAAGGGGGCTGCTCCCTCGAGACACCAGCTGCCCCCAT GTCATAAAGGTATACAGCGAAGATGGGGCCTGCCGGTCAGTGGAGGTGGCAGCGGGCGCCACGGCTCGCTACGTGTGTGAGATGCTGGTGCAGCGATCTCATGCCCTGAGTGACGAGAACTGGGGGCTGGTGGAGTGCCACCCCCAGCTAGCACTGG AGCGGGTCTTGGAGGACCACGAGTCGGTGGCGGAAGTGCAGGCTGCCTGGCCCATCGGCGGAGACAGCCGCTTTCTCTTCCGGAAAAACTTTGCCAAGTACGAGCTGTTCAAGAGCACccca CACTCCCTGTTCCCAGAAAAGATGGTCTCCAGCTGTCTGGACGCACACACGGGCATATCCCACGAAGACCTCATCCAG AACTTCTTGAATGCAGGCAGCTTCCCAGAGATCCAAGGCTTCCTGCAGCTACGGGGGTCAGGACGCAAGCTTTGGAAACGCTTCTTCTGCTTCCTACGCCGGTCTGGCCTCTATTACTCCACCAAGGGCACCTCCAAG GATCCGAGGCACCTGCAGTATGTAGCAGATGTGAATGAGTCCAACGTGTACGTGGTGACCCAGGGCCGCAAGCTCTACGGGATGCCCACGGACTTTGGCTTCTGTATCAAG CCAAACAAGCTTCGAAATGGCCACAAGGGGCTTCGCATCTTCTGCAGTGAGGATGAACAGAGCCGCACCTGCTGGTTAGCCGCCTTCCGCCTCTTCAAG TATGGGGTGCAGCTGTATAAGAATTATCAGCAGGCCCTGTGCCGCCACCTGCGCCCACCCTGTGTGGGTTCCCCGCCCTTG AGGAGTGTCTCAGACAACACCCTGGTGGCCATGGACTTCTCTGGCCACGCCGGGCGTGTCATCGAGAACCCCCGGGAAGCTCTGAGTGCCGCCCTGGAGGAGGCCCAGGCCTGGAGG AAGAAGACGAACCACCGTCTCAGCCTGCCCACCCCGAGCTCGGGCACGAGCCTCAGTGCAG CCATCCACCGCACCCAGCCCTGGTTCCACGGACGCATTTCCCGCGAGGAGAGCCAGCGGCTCATCGGGCAGCAGGGCCTGGTAGACGG CGTGTTCCTCGTCCGAGAGAGTCAGCGGAACCCGCAGGGCTTTGTCCTCTCGCTGTGCCATGTGCAGAAAGTCAAACATTACCTCATCCTGCCG GCTGTAAGGACCTCGGCCCTGGCCCAGGGAGGGAGCTCACTCGGCCCCGGGCCCCTCCCTGACCTGCCACGCCCTGTGGCCACACGCCAGAGCGAGGCGGAGGGGCGCCTGTACTTCAGCATGGACGAGGGCCAGACTCGCTTCCCCGACCTGCTGCGGCTTGTGGAGTTCCACCGGCTGAACCGCGGCGTCCTGCCCTGCTTGCTGCGCCACCGCTGCCCCCGCGTGGCCCTCTGA
- the GRB7 gene encoding growth factor receptor-bound protein 7 isoform X5 yields MELGLSPPHLSSSSEDLYLAPGTAPGTPPPPDVLLSGEVKRSQPLPIPTSRKLLRQEELRSTSLPSIPNPFPELCSPPSQTPILGGPSSARGLLPRDTSCPHVIKVYSEDGACRSVEVAAGATARYVCEMLVQRSHALSDENWGLVECHPQLALERVLEDHESVAEVQAAWPIGGDSRFLFRKNFAKYELFKSTPHSLFPEKMVSSCLDAHTGISHEDLIQNFLNAGSFPEIQGFLQLRGSGRKLWKRFFCFLRRSGLYYSTKGTSKDPRHLQYVADVNESNVYVVTQGRKLYGMPTDFGFCIKPNKLRNGHKGLRIFCSEDEQSRTCWLAAFRLFKYGVQLYKNYQQALCRHLRPPCVGSPPLRSVSDNTLVAMDFSGHAGRVIENPREALSAALEEAQAWRKKTNHRLSLPTPSSGTSLSAACSSSERVSGTRRALSSRCAMCRKSNITSSCR; encoded by the exons ATGGAGCTGGGTCTGTCTCCACCTCatctcagcagctcctcagaAGACCTGTACCTGGCCCCTGGGACCGCTCCTGGGACTCCCCCGCCTCCCGATGTTCTTCTGTCTGGGGAGGTGAAGAGGTCCCAGCCTCTGCCCATTCCGACCAGCAG GAAACTTCTTCGACAGGAGGAGCTGCGATCAACCTCTCTACCCTCCATCCCCAACCCCTTCCCCGAGCTCTGCAGTCCTCCTTCACAGACCCCCATTCTTGGGGGGCCCTCCAGTGCAAGGGGGCTGCTCCCTCGAGACACCAGCTGCCCCCAT GTCATAAAGGTATACAGCGAAGATGGGGCCTGCCGGTCAGTGGAGGTGGCAGCGGGCGCCACGGCTCGCTACGTGTGTGAGATGCTGGTGCAGCGATCTCATGCCCTGAGTGACGAGAACTGGGGGCTGGTGGAGTGCCACCCCCAGCTAGCACTGG AGCGGGTCTTGGAGGACCACGAGTCGGTGGCGGAAGTGCAGGCTGCCTGGCCCATCGGCGGAGACAGCCGCTTTCTCTTCCGGAAAAACTTTGCCAAGTACGAGCTGTTCAAGAGCACccca CACTCCCTGTTCCCAGAAAAGATGGTCTCCAGCTGTCTGGACGCACACACGGGCATATCCCACGAAGACCTCATCCAG AACTTCTTGAATGCAGGCAGCTTCCCAGAGATCCAAGGCTTCCTGCAGCTACGGGGGTCAGGACGCAAGCTTTGGAAACGCTTCTTCTGCTTCCTACGCCGGTCTGGCCTCTATTACTCCACCAAGGGCACCTCCAAG GATCCGAGGCACCTGCAGTATGTAGCAGATGTGAATGAGTCCAACGTGTACGTGGTGACCCAGGGCCGCAAGCTCTACGGGATGCCCACGGACTTTGGCTTCTGTATCAAG CCAAACAAGCTTCGAAATGGCCACAAGGGGCTTCGCATCTTCTGCAGTGAGGATGAACAGAGCCGCACCTGCTGGTTAGCCGCCTTCCGCCTCTTCAAG TATGGGGTGCAGCTGTATAAGAATTATCAGCAGGCCCTGTGCCGCCACCTGCGCCCACCCTGTGTGGGTTCCCCGCCCTTG AGGAGTGTCTCAGACAACACCCTGGTGGCCATGGACTTCTCTGGCCACGCCGGGCGTGTCATCGAGAACCCCCGGGAAGCTCTGAGTGCCGCCCTGGAGGAGGCCCAGGCCTGGAGG AAGAAGACGAACCACCGTCTCAGCCTGCCCACCCCGAGCTCGGGCACGAGCCTCAGTGCAG CGTGTTCCTCGTCCGAGAGAGTCAGCGGAACCCGCAGGGCTTTGTCCTCTCGCTGTGCCATGTGCAGAAAGTCAAACATTACCTCATCCTGCCGGTGA
- the GRB7 gene encoding growth factor receptor-bound protein 7 isoform X2, which produces MELGLSPPHLSSSSEDLYLAPGTAPGTPPPPDVLLSGEVKRSQPLPIPTSRKLLRQEELRSTSLPSIPNPFPELCSPPSQTPILGGPSSARGLLPRDTSCPHVIKVYSEDGACRSVEVAAGATARYVCEMLVQRSHALSDENWGLVECHPQLALERVLEDHESVAEVQAAWPIGGDSRFLFRKNFAKYELFKSTPHSLFPEKMVSSCLDAHTGISHEDLIQNFLNAGSFPEIQGFLQLRGSGRKLWKRFFCFLRRSGLYYSTKGTSKDPRHLQYVADVNESNVYVVTQGRKLYGMPTDFGFCIKPNKLRNGHKGLRIFCSEDEQSRTCWLAAFRLFKYGVQLYKNYQQALCRHLRPPCVGSPPLRSVSDNTLVAMDFSGHAGRVIENPREALSAALEEAQAWRKKTNHRLSLPTPSSGTSLSAAIHRTQPWFHGRISREESQRLIGQQGLVDGVFLVRESQRNPQGFVLSLCHVQKVKHYLILPSEAEGRLYFSMDEGQTRFPDLLRLVEFHRLNRGVLPCLLRHRCPRVAL; this is translated from the exons ATGGAGCTGGGTCTGTCTCCACCTCatctcagcagctcctcagaAGACCTGTACCTGGCCCCTGGGACCGCTCCTGGGACTCCCCCGCCTCCCGATGTTCTTCTGTCTGGGGAGGTGAAGAGGTCCCAGCCTCTGCCCATTCCGACCAGCAG GAAACTTCTTCGACAGGAGGAGCTGCGATCAACCTCTCTACCCTCCATCCCCAACCCCTTCCCCGAGCTCTGCAGTCCTCCTTCACAGACCCCCATTCTTGGGGGGCCCTCCAGTGCAAGGGGGCTGCTCCCTCGAGACACCAGCTGCCCCCAT GTCATAAAGGTATACAGCGAAGATGGGGCCTGCCGGTCAGTGGAGGTGGCAGCGGGCGCCACGGCTCGCTACGTGTGTGAGATGCTGGTGCAGCGATCTCATGCCCTGAGTGACGAGAACTGGGGGCTGGTGGAGTGCCACCCCCAGCTAGCACTGG AGCGGGTCTTGGAGGACCACGAGTCGGTGGCGGAAGTGCAGGCTGCCTGGCCCATCGGCGGAGACAGCCGCTTTCTCTTCCGGAAAAACTTTGCCAAGTACGAGCTGTTCAAGAGCACccca CACTCCCTGTTCCCAGAAAAGATGGTCTCCAGCTGTCTGGACGCACACACGGGCATATCCCACGAAGACCTCATCCAG AACTTCTTGAATGCAGGCAGCTTCCCAGAGATCCAAGGCTTCCTGCAGCTACGGGGGTCAGGACGCAAGCTTTGGAAACGCTTCTTCTGCTTCCTACGCCGGTCTGGCCTCTATTACTCCACCAAGGGCACCTCCAAG GATCCGAGGCACCTGCAGTATGTAGCAGATGTGAATGAGTCCAACGTGTACGTGGTGACCCAGGGCCGCAAGCTCTACGGGATGCCCACGGACTTTGGCTTCTGTATCAAG CCAAACAAGCTTCGAAATGGCCACAAGGGGCTTCGCATCTTCTGCAGTGAGGATGAACAGAGCCGCACCTGCTGGTTAGCCGCCTTCCGCCTCTTCAAG TATGGGGTGCAGCTGTATAAGAATTATCAGCAGGCCCTGTGCCGCCACCTGCGCCCACCCTGTGTGGGTTCCCCGCCCTTG AGGAGTGTCTCAGACAACACCCTGGTGGCCATGGACTTCTCTGGCCACGCCGGGCGTGTCATCGAGAACCCCCGGGAAGCTCTGAGTGCCGCCCTGGAGGAGGCCCAGGCCTGGAGG AAGAAGACGAACCACCGTCTCAGCCTGCCCACCCCGAGCTCGGGCACGAGCCTCAGTGCAG CCATCCACCGCACCCAGCCCTGGTTCCACGGACGCATTTCCCGCGAGGAGAGCCAGCGGCTCATCGGGCAGCAGGGCCTGGTAGACGG CGTGTTCCTCGTCCGAGAGAGTCAGCGGAACCCGCAGGGCTTTGTCCTCTCGCTGTGCCATGTGCAGAAAGTCAAACATTACCTCATCCTGCCG AGCGAGGCGGAGGGGCGCCTGTACTTCAGCATGGACGAGGGCCAGACTCGCTTCCCCGACCTGCTGCGGCTTGTGGAGTTCCACCGGCTGAACCGCGGCGTCCTGCCCTGCTTGCTGCGCCACCGCTGCCCCCGCGTGGCCCTCTGA
- the GRB7 gene encoding growth factor receptor-bound protein 7 isoform X3, with translation MFLDRAGLRTLCPAGAPPDVMELGLSPPHLSSSSEDLYLAPGTAPGTPPPPDVLLSGEVKRSQPLPIPTSRKLLRQEELRSTSLPSIPNPFPELCSPPSQTPILGGPSSARGLLPRDTSCPHVIKVYSEDGACRSVEVAAGATARYVCEMLVQRSHALSDENWGLVECHPQLALERVLEDHESVAEVQAAWPIGGDSRFLFRKNFAKYELFKSTPHSLFPEKMVSSCLDAHTGISHEDLIQNFLNAGSFPEIQGFLQLRGSGRKLWKRFFCFLRRSGLYYSTKGTSKDPRHLQYVADVNESNVYVVTQGRKLYGMPTDFGFCIKPNKLRNGHKGLRIFCSEDEQSRTCWLAAFRLFKYGVQLYKNYQQALCRHLRPPCVGSPPLRSVSDNTLVAMDFSGHAGRVIENPREALSAALEEAQAWRKKTNHRLSLPTPSSGTSLSAAIHRTQPWFHGRISREESQRLIGQQGLVDGVFLVRESQRNPQGFVLSLCHVQKVKHYLILPVSSPRFLLQWRCRTPSNPSSSPGPLPALAPSVPRVSRSFLPPAQAVRTSALAQGGSSLGPGPLPDLPRPVATRQSEAEGRLYFSMDEGQTRFPDLLRLVEFHRLNRGVLPCLLRHRCPRVAL, from the exons ATGTTCCTAGACAGAGCCGGACTTCGAACCCTGTGTCCTGCTGGGGCTCCTCCAG ATGTCATGGAGCTGGGTCTGTCTCCACCTCatctcagcagctcctcagaAGACCTGTACCTGGCCCCTGGGACCGCTCCTGGGACTCCCCCGCCTCCCGATGTTCTTCTGTCTGGGGAGGTGAAGAGGTCCCAGCCTCTGCCCATTCCGACCAGCAG GAAACTTCTTCGACAGGAGGAGCTGCGATCAACCTCTCTACCCTCCATCCCCAACCCCTTCCCCGAGCTCTGCAGTCCTCCTTCACAGACCCCCATTCTTGGGGGGCCCTCCAGTGCAAGGGGGCTGCTCCCTCGAGACACCAGCTGCCCCCAT GTCATAAAGGTATACAGCGAAGATGGGGCCTGCCGGTCAGTGGAGGTGGCAGCGGGCGCCACGGCTCGCTACGTGTGTGAGATGCTGGTGCAGCGATCTCATGCCCTGAGTGACGAGAACTGGGGGCTGGTGGAGTGCCACCCCCAGCTAGCACTGG AGCGGGTCTTGGAGGACCACGAGTCGGTGGCGGAAGTGCAGGCTGCCTGGCCCATCGGCGGAGACAGCCGCTTTCTCTTCCGGAAAAACTTTGCCAAGTACGAGCTGTTCAAGAGCACccca CACTCCCTGTTCCCAGAAAAGATGGTCTCCAGCTGTCTGGACGCACACACGGGCATATCCCACGAAGACCTCATCCAG AACTTCTTGAATGCAGGCAGCTTCCCAGAGATCCAAGGCTTCCTGCAGCTACGGGGGTCAGGACGCAAGCTTTGGAAACGCTTCTTCTGCTTCCTACGCCGGTCTGGCCTCTATTACTCCACCAAGGGCACCTCCAAG GATCCGAGGCACCTGCAGTATGTAGCAGATGTGAATGAGTCCAACGTGTACGTGGTGACCCAGGGCCGCAAGCTCTACGGGATGCCCACGGACTTTGGCTTCTGTATCAAG CCAAACAAGCTTCGAAATGGCCACAAGGGGCTTCGCATCTTCTGCAGTGAGGATGAACAGAGCCGCACCTGCTGGTTAGCCGCCTTCCGCCTCTTCAAG TATGGGGTGCAGCTGTATAAGAATTATCAGCAGGCCCTGTGCCGCCACCTGCGCCCACCCTGTGTGGGTTCCCCGCCCTTG AGGAGTGTCTCAGACAACACCCTGGTGGCCATGGACTTCTCTGGCCACGCCGGGCGTGTCATCGAGAACCCCCGGGAAGCTCTGAGTGCCGCCCTGGAGGAGGCCCAGGCCTGGAGG AAGAAGACGAACCACCGTCTCAGCCTGCCCACCCCGAGCTCGGGCACGAGCCTCAGTGCAG CCATCCACCGCACCCAGCCCTGGTTCCACGGACGCATTTCCCGCGAGGAGAGCCAGCGGCTCATCGGGCAGCAGGGCCTGGTAGACGG CGTGTTCCTCGTCCGAGAGAGTCAGCGGAACCCGCAGGGCTTTGTCCTCTCGCTGTGCCATGTGCAGAAAGTCAAACATTACCTCATCCTGCCGGTGAGTAGTCCCAGGTTCCTGCTGCAGTGGAGATGCAGGACGCCCAGCAACCCGTCCTCCTCAccaggccccctccccgccctggcCCCCAGTGTGCCTCGGGTCTCCCGCTCTTTCCTTCCCCCTGCTCAGGCTGTAAGGACCTCGGCCCTGGCCCAGGGAGGGAGCTCACTCGGCCCCGGGCCCCTCCCTGACCTGCCACGCCCTGTGGCCACACGCCAGAGCGAGGCGGAGGGGCGCCTGTACTTCAGCATGGACGAGGGCCAGACTCGCTTCCCCGACCTGCTGCGGCTTGTGGAGTTCCACCGGCTGAACCGCGGCGTCCTGCCCTGCTTGCTGCGCCACCGCTGCCCCCGCGTGGCCCTCTGA